GTTGCCCTGAGGGCCTCCCACTTGAACCATTGGCATGGTCAAGGCAGGTACCAAGGGCCTGTGGTCCCGTTCTCTCGTCCCCCTGGTGGCTATAGGGGAGAATGATGTTCTTGGGCTCACCCCACAGGCCGCCCCTGTGGTTGTTGGGTGGAGTCCTTCTGGCGGGTGAAGGTCATCTGGGATGGgtagaggcagaagaggcgAGCTCGGGGCCCGTTGGGGTGTAGGAGGCCGCGAGGGGGCAGTCAGGCTGGGTGGTAGTTGATAAGGCGGCGGGTAGGTGGTTTCAAGAGAGGCGGATGGCCCGGCGTCAGATTTCCAGCTGTCCTGCAGAGACGgaaaagggggagaagaagggggagaagagggggaggttTCTGCTAGGGCTTTGCTATCTTAACTGTCCCTACTTTCAATTGCGTCATTGCTTTCTGACATTGCTTTCTCTCACGGTTATCACATTCTGTTTCCCAACATTTCAACTTTTCTTCTATATCTATCATCACGTGTAATTCTTTGCTGATAGTTTCTTTCTGCTCATCATTTCATtccttttcttatttaaatTGTCCCTCAGGGTGGACAATTGTCGCGCACTTAACGATCCTCCCTCTGAAAACCCATACTGTTCACACCACAACCCGACATATGCACAACTTTCCGGCCCGTACTTCTTAGTCATTATGTCCATTACTGGAGACAGTCGGTCTCCAGCACCACGTTCAACTCTTACCTTACTCTGCAAGGTTCCCATGGTAACCTGATCCTGTTTTATTGCAACCTgatcttatttttttttgtttaaaaaataaataatcacagGGCTTCCCTTTAACAACCTGGTCTTGCCTTTTTCTTGCTCACAGGATTTACGTTTTGATACCTGGTCTTGCCTTTTTTCTTGCTCACAGGATTTACACTTTGATACCTGGTCTTGCCTTTTTTCTTGCTCACAGGATTTACACTATTACCTGGTCTTGCCTCAATGATCTCACAGGACTTAATTTTGTAACCTGATCTTATTTCTAATAAATTCACAGGGCTTAATTTTGTAACCTGATCTTATTTCTAATAAATTCACAGGACTTCATTTCGTAACCTGATCTTATTTCTAATAAATTCACAGGACTTCCTTTGATGTTTACTTATATTTGTAACCTGATCTCGTCTCAAAGGGCTCACAGGATTTTCGTATTTATTTAAGCTGTTTAGCGGCGCTCGCCGGTTAGCAGAGTAAGGTTAGCGTCTATCCTACGCAGTAATTCGTTCCATATATTACGATAAATACATCTTACCAATTTAAATTCAGCCGTGGAATTCGAGGAATCCTGTGACCGTCGATCGGGACCGACTGGGTCCTCCTCCGTAAGATTGCGGGGTTTGAGGATGAATCGCCTTTGGTGGATTCAGGTGGCCAGCCCCTCAGTCGGGTCCCGACGGACGTACTCaggatcccacttctgacaccaaGTTTGTCGtggaatttttagccgtttggagaagaaaaactattaatctaagttactgcgtaggagatggttttaatccagtcagtcggtcaggatacacacaccgaagcatgcggagagatctctgctCAATGtatacagttctgatcttatatagttgaAGGCCCGCCCCTGAGGTGCAGACGTCTTCACACCgggtgttccggctggcgcaagaagttgaatgccTGAGGATGTCCCCCCCTCAGTCCTTTGACGCTGGTCTTCCTTcaacctttgtttccatgtaaatgaatgaggaaccaaatggattccgtctgctctcccagtctccatcacacccttccttttgttctcaatttacatttcacaatagaataccatttcaatttcctccttttgtatacaatttacattccacaatcaaattccatttcaccctcacagctgatcagtccaggtgagctggatcgccacttagcagcagttggcccacccactgcctgcagaagggaggagacaacagagaggcaggcagagaagacacagccagggtTGTCACACTACATATGTAGACATAGatgctaaatggactggtggtACTGGGACACAGAAGATAAATGGATGGGTGATTGAAGATAAAAAAGACTATTAATAATGGAACATAGAGGTTCAATAGACTTATACGACTAATCACCAACAGATCAAAACCTCTAAGACAAAGGAAATTGTTATTCTGGACTTTGGGAGGCTCCGACCAAGACCGCAACCATTCCTGTTAgggggagctgaggtggaggctgtgggCCCTTACAAATACCTCGGGCTATGgttggacaataaactggactggaaaacacacactagCCACCTGGTGCCTACCTCTGTGGTCGGCATGAAGCTGGACTGAaggtggcagagaggaagactcTGGAAGATTGCTGGGTATTATGGACAATGCCAGCAACCCCCTGCACATCGTCATcagcaaccagaggagcctGTTCATTGAAAGCCTGCTCCCTCCCAAGTGTCGGaccaacaggctcaagaactCATGTCCATCATGCCATCGCACTCTACAACTCCTCACTTGGGGGGAGGAACACATACGGTATGAGGACATAGAGTACAGAAGACAGTAGGGAAGGAGGGCAGCCATTTTACACCTgtacacacagaaatggacacTTGGTGCAATATATTTGGTGCAGTAACCTCATTCTCATCCATAGTGCAATAACTTAACCATAttttctgtgcttcctgtttctctttctatTTGCTTGCTATTCTTTCTAACATGCTGCTGgaatttttaaatttcacaaaGGGATCAGTAAATTTGAGTTGAAGAGGTTAAACGGACTGGTGTTACTGAAACACAGTAACAGTAAAAGACTGGTTGTAGCAGAACATTTAATAAGATGACAAAAATGTAATGCAGCAACATTTATAAATGAGAGTGAAATGATCATCtaatgacacattttcctcagtAAACTGTTGTGCTGTAAATGCTGTTACTGTAtctaataataatgtgtgtctAGAATTTGGAGGCACTGCTTTCCTGGactcctctgttcctcctcttcagtctagGGGAATTTTGGACATGTGCTCCCACCCTTAAATCTCTCTGATGCTTGTTACTGATGGCAACCACATCTGATAATCTGTGGTTGCCATCAGAGTCGAACAGGTCAAACCAGTTGGCAACAGTGTTAGAACGATAGGTGTCATTGTCGTGGTTGTCAACGAGTGACAGATACAGaatcagcagaataaaaagaatagaaaatagaatGTTTGCAGTAGAATTAGTAACAGAACCTGTTCATAAAGGTGTGCTGTCCCTCGTTCTATCTGCTTCAACGCCTCTGCTCGCTCTTAATCCCAGTCACATTCTGCTGATTGTTGATGTTCACACTGTAACAGACAGACAAGGAACATTTATACATGCTACAGAAATGAGGACACCTGAATGAAAAAACTTATATGGCTTTTGACAGCCTCTGATTGTAAAGTGAGATTATTTTCCCACAAATAATCAATCACcagagtttaaactctgaaCTCTCAGATGAGATTACTTTCCACCAAATGAAGAGATAcaatgttattaaaaagaaagatggatgcaGTCAATCTGATCATATGGcctacattttcagtttaaaattcagattttgctttaaaagtcaACTAATACAGCAAGAACATGTGTGATCCTGATGTAGCTGTAAAAGTGATCTATTTCGTGCTTTTTATGAAATCCCCAGCTTTGAAGACAAAGGAAACTTCTCCAGAACCAGCTTGAAACTTACACAAAGCATAAGTGTTGTTTTCCAAAATAACCACTAAAGTACAGTTGCTGCACCGCTGTGACGCCAAATTGCAGAGATGCTCGGGCCTCCTCCAGGAAgttgacagtgaaaacaccatttgtCCTCCACAACACTTGTCTCAACTATAAGACACCTGGAGCTGAAGAACCAGTTAACTGTGAGGTTCCTTGTTCTTAAACTCAAAGACGAAATGTCTCACAGTCATAAAGGACTCCTTTACAGTATGGCAAGGAAGCAAATAGTATTGTATCACAACAGGATTATATCATCACAGAGTCCACAAGAGTCCactgttgtgaatcttctcctggtggtagccgagatgtgttgatgaggaaggaatcttcgcagacaccgacttggttatcaaagatgtttattggagagaacagtcaggtatcaatcggacactgcagtatgcccgagggaggtttcgcggtcccgatggtgaagaactccgaggtgtcttcatcgtcacctccttcttatacagtcgagtaaacacattctttactgatgacctcacgctatacaatatggccaacccaatggtatagcgttcagtcattaccaaaaaagggaatacttgaagatgcttcatgctacacatcctcatatggagaacaaccaggggcccacaggctccagtgtcatcttttaggagctccttttacataaaggaggaagacacaggacacacatgtggagcatgtcctaatatggtgcttaggctgggtgctaaacacattacggccttacagacgtaaagcctgcatagaacgggtcagatactacaccacTTCTTCCTGGATTTCAAAAACATGATGCTAATCATCCTGCACAAAGATCTGAGGTATTTCCggggttttcttctgtttgtcttgtaaaCGTGATGCATTTACCAAGAGTTTGACACTTCCTTCACAGGTCGTGCAGGTTACACAGGTTAAAATATCGGTttgtgggagatccagcagGATAAAAAGAGGTGTGAGTCGACAGAAGCCTCACAGCTCAACTACAGGACAGACCTACAGGACAGACCTACAGCCATGCAGCACTTCACAGCGAGCACCATCTTGTGTAAGTATGCAtgtctctgatgatgatgattattgttattgttattattattattattaataataatcacaGACAAGTATATCATATTTAAATGGGCAATAACAACTGACATGAATGGCACAGTGATGCCAGTGATTTGGTGTTCATGCAGGTAGAATTTTGCGACAATATGCTTCATTTcatgatacatttttttaataaaaggattcAAGCTTTGCAAACatgattaaaagcagcatttattgtgttttccagTGCTGGCAGCAACATGTTCACTCATGACAACAGGTAATCGAACGTTACACAGGCTTTTTGTCTAGCTTCAGAGTGTGAATTCAACAGTGCAGATGAACATGTCCTGCCTTTGCAGCCGCCGCTGTCGAAAGAGTGACCACCTGTGAAAGCCCATTTAACGTCCATCACCTGAGATGTGGTACGAGCTTCTATGCTACACATGTTTAAATGACCTTCTTAGCTGCTTTTGCCGTGTCATTGTAGTGCCGTTCATGGTTTTACAAGCATTACAATTGTGGCATtaaataatttgatagaaatacactgattctaaataaaatacacactcagaccctagtttaaaaaaataaaaacaatgtttttttcacAAGCCAGCCAagtaaaagtaatttatttagTGCTTTTCATTGTATAAAATGTTATCTAAATGCTGATGTAATTCCTGCACACTGTAGTATCTATCCCCTGAGAAAAAAGTATCAAATAAGAGTGTCAAAGGTTTGTGCTCAGAAAACCTTCGCTGTCTATTTCAGAGAAGGGAGTGATCAGCGTGCAAGCCGCCCTGTACGGCCGCGCAGACACAGACACCTGCAGCGAGGGCAGGCCTGTAGGCCAATTGACCAACACAGCCTGCTCGCAACCAGGCACGGAGGATCTTGTCAAGACGAGGTAGACACGTTCCTGTTCCGACTGGCGCTGTTGCTTCCAATGCGACAGCCTATCAGACCACATTCACGTTCAACAACAATTTTTAGCAGAACCAAAGTCCTTCGGGCAGTGAATGGTTCATTTGACAATAGAAAGGAAATTTGAAttggaaaacaaatgaatgaaacagttATAATTTAACCCTTAATATTTATTGGTAATTAAGTGATTCTAAAAAAATTATAGATCCAACAGAAAGGCCAATTGAcctattatattaaaaaaatgcttgCAGGGACAAATAAAGTCCCGTGTAACAACTGCTCCCATTTATGTTCTACTCAGATGTGATGGCAAAAAAGAATGTGAGATCAACATAAGAGACGTGGCTACCCCTGATCCCTGTGTGGGCACCTTTAAGTACCTGGACACCAACTACACCTGTCTACCAGCAAGTCAGTCAACAGTAACACTGAAACAGCCCCATCGGTTGTAACTGTATGTTCCTCTAACCTCATTGGTTCTTTCGACAGTTCACGTTGTTGCCTGTGAGGGCTCGCTGGcccatttgttctgcggtaagACTTCATTATTCGTTTCACATTCACAGAACGTTACTCTGATCTCATtactctgctttcctccatcagctgaagGACAGGTCATTTCTGTGTACGGTGCTGATTACGGCCGTCGGGACGAGACCACGTGCTCTTACAGGCGCTTCAGCTTTCAGACGAGGAACACCCTCTGCTCAGGCCCCACTAACAAAGTTGCAGAGCTGTACGCCTACAACACTTGCTGGTTTCAGCACACGTGTGAGAAGAATCACAGTAAAACCTGGAATAAGTAACGTTACTGTTTATCCACAGGTGTAATGGAAAGAACAGGTGCACGTTCAGAGTTGGAAGCTCACTGTTTGGAGACCCCTGTAGGAACACCTATAAGTACCTGGAGCTGGCTTACGTCTGTGAATGTACGTTTTAGTGGTTTACACTTGAATCATTTGGTGTGATATGAGTCTAGATTTTGTCCTTGTAATATGCACTTGAACCACTAGTTGTCACTATTCTCCTCtaaacctttttcttctttttcagatcCTGTGATTGTTCCATACGAGCATTACTCTCCAGAATGAAACTACAGCCATTTCTGCAAGCTTATGCTTTCAATaaggacaaaacaacaaaccaagacatacaaaaaaaatcaattcaaactgaaaatgacATACAACACATGATTCCATTTGATTAGAATTTGGTGATGaagattgattttctttctttctgggggttgtatttaaaaattaaattttacaattaaaatgcagcaaatgacATTGATTTCTCAGTTTTTCCCTTATAAATATCTCCAAACTGGGGCTTTACTGGTTTAGGTAAcccaacaagcagcagcctTACACAGCTGTCTTTCCTGTCTAAAGACTGGAACCCATCTTAAGGAAGGAGGcaaatagaacaaacataagGTGTCAAAAGGTGTATTCCACCACTCCATGTTTTTATGCCATGGGATCCCAAATACTTCAgaagacaataaaagcaaagaGGTGTCATTTTAATAACCAGTTCAGGCTTTATTGGTTACTACTTCAATGATACAGTCCTTTAGGTATTTTACTTAGATAACCACTTTAGTCTGGTGTTACATGGTTAAAGCAAAAACATTCTTAGAAGTACTGATGAATGAGATTAAATGGTGATTTTTGCATCCTCGCTACCAAATAACGGTCAAGTTGTCGATGTCTTTGTTGAGGTCGGTCTTTGACGGGTAGACGACCTTAAGGTTCCCGTCGTGGTCGACCGTTCGGACCTGCTGCACGATGAGCTCGCTGGACATCTCGCGGGGGCCAGACGGCTCTTGCGGGCTCCCCTCTTCCCCATCTGAGCTcacttcttcctgatgttctaCTGTGAACTTGTTCAACTCTGCcattttctgtgattaaaaCAGGAAGCGACATTGCTTGTTTTATGCAGGAGAAACACCAATTAAAGACGgtaaaaaggagaaattgttttaaaagaCATCACATAAAAATCTGGGTATTAAGAACTTGGGCTCATCCAGGATCAAAAACTCACTTAACTAACAGGAGGCCAGATCGATAAGTACTTTAAAAAAGTAGTCAGGAAAATTTTAGATCAGTGGTAAAATGGTGGAGCTAGGCCAGCGGGGGGTTGATGTAGGCTGTTGACACCTGTACGAAACCTCGCTGCTAGACAAAAAAGCTGTGACTTCATTTAAAAGCTTACTGCAACCAGCGCGTCCATCACGTCTTTACACGTCTGCAGGCTGGTGGCACTTGTCACTTCCAAGAGCAGCTCCTTGGTCGTCTTTTTGATCTGTGAGGTACAATCGGCCGTGAGTTTAACCACTGCAACCTTAAAATGACACGACTTTGTCTTCAGTTTATATCAAGATGACGTGCACCTTGGTTTTCTCACTGTTTGATCTTATATCCCCCCCAATCATTCTAGATTTATGAAGCATTAAACTGTTGGTTTTAATATTTGGAATTCCTACTATTTTCTGCCAGTCAACATTTATGCATCATGTCTTTGACCTGTCGATGATAGCAGAATTGGCTGACAGTCTGCTGCTTCAAGTGTCCTATCATCCATCTTCATGCAACCTGAGGACACAACACATTTTTGTCGATGCAACATGTTTTAAGGTTTTGTCTGGGGCTTCTTCCTACGTCATTCAAATAAAACTTGATGATCTAACAGTTTTGTTTGCCTTAgagtcttcctctttcctcattgtttcctctttgtataaaaccacagctgcaggaaatgattATCTCTggctttaacaaaaaaatatatctgaacaggcatcttttgttttttttacatctgtaTTAATATAATGTGCGTAGACAGAATAAAAGTCATACCTAAGGGTTATAACCATAATAAATGTACAATGTGAGGTTAAAGAGAATGATTGCCTTTATAAAGCAGAAgttcaaaggaaacaaatgGTAATGCTGAAGCTGCCTAAAGATGTATTTAgttatgttaaaataaaaatccatgaaaatattctgtcaccAGGCTACGCTCAGCACCCCAGAGTgacaaaatgaaagcagaattTTAGATCTTTGTGCAttataaaaacaaaccctggagGATTTAATGGACCTCAGACGTCCACTTAGCTGTAGCACCTTTGCAGCAGTTGCAGCCTCAAGTCTTCTTGGGGGATGGGGGTGTCAAAGGCAATGATCTCCTGGATTCAGGGagatcctctgcagctctgctcaagCTTC
This genomic window from Takifugu rubripes chromosome 3, fTakRub1.2, whole genome shotgun sequence contains:
- the LOC115249057 gene encoding leucine-rich repeat-containing protein 47-like isoform X1, which translates into the protein MLHKSRMIGGDIRSNSEKTKIKKTTKELLLEVTSATSLQTCKDVMDALVAKMAELNKFTVEHQEEVSSDGEEGSPQEPSGPREMSSELIVQQVRTVDHDGNLKVVYPSKTDLNKDIDNLTVIW
- the LOC115249057 gene encoding leucine-rich repeat-containing protein 47-like isoform X2, with product MIGHLKQQTVSQFCYHRQIKKTTKELLLEVTSATSLQTCKDVMDALVAKMAELNKFTVEHQEEVSSDGEEGSPQEPSGPREMSSELIVQQVRTVDHDGNLKVVYPSKTDLNKDIDNLTVIW
- the LOC101076462 gene encoding L-rhamnose-binding lectin SML-like isoform X1 → MQHFTASTILLLAATCSLMTTAAAVERVTTCESPFNVHHLRCEKGVISVQAALYGRADTDTCSEGRPVGQLTNTACSQPGTEDLVKTRCDGKKECEINIRDVATPDPCVGTFKYLDTNYTCLPAIHVVACEGSLAHLFCAEGQVISVYGADYGRRDETTCSYRRFSFQTRNTLCSGPTNKVAELCNGKNRCTFRVGSSLFGDPCRNTYKYLELAYVCEYPVIVPYEHYSPE